The Streptomyces tendae DNA segment GACATCGCCGTGCTCGACGTACCCGATCTGGACGCGCCCGCGCTGCGCTTCGCCACGGAGGACGCGAGCAGCGGGGACAGCGCCATCGTCGCCGGCTTCCCGGAGAACGGCGCGTACGACGTCCGCGCGGCGCGGCTGCGCGGCCGCATCACGGCCAACGGCCCCGACATCTACCACCGCGGCACGGTGCGCCGCGACGTCTACTCGCTGTACGCGACGGTCCGTCAGGGCAACTCCGGCGGCCCGCTCCTCACCCCGGAGGGCGAGGTCTACGGCGTGGTCTTCGCGAAGTCGCTGGACGACGCCGAGACGGGATACGCGCTCACCGTCGACGAGATCCGCGAGGACATCGCCAAGGGCCGTACCGCCGCCCAGCAGGTGGACAGCGACAAGTGCGCGCTCTGAGCGGGTGCAGCCGGACCGGCGGCCCGCACGAACGGATCGGACGGACCGTCAGCCGCGCGGGTGACGCAGCCGGACCGAGACCCAGCGCGCACGGCGGCGGAGAATGCGCGGGATTCCGACCCGGAGGTCCGTAGCTGCCATCTGTGGTGCACCGCCTCGCTGGTGGGAACCCATACCGCTCGCCGAGCGGCGATTGCGGCTTGCGTCACTGTAGTCGTGCGTCCAGCCCATACCCCGACGTGTGCCCCCGCCCCAAGGTCCATAACCGCCTGAGGGGCCGCCAATTGGCCTATGCGCCAGGCAATTGGCGTTCGTAGGACAAGCGTTCAGGCCGCGAGGGTGTGACGGGTACCGAGAGCGTCCGTACGGTCACCGATCCGGCTCGGGATCCTTCAGCCAGTTGATCAGTTCCGTCGAGAACGAGACCGGGTCCTCTTCGTGCGGGAAGTGCCCCAGCCCGTCGAACAACCGCCACCGGTACGGCGCTTCGACGTACTCGCCCGAGCCCGCCGCGCTGCGCGTGCGCACCACGGGGTCCAGCGAGCCGTGCAGATGCAGGGTCGGCACCCGCACCGGGCGCTTCATCCTGCGGTTGAACTGGATGCCGTCGGGGCGCGCCAGGGACCGCACCATCCAGCGGTACGGCTCGATCGAGCAGTGCGCGGTGGACGGGATGCACATGGCCCGCCGGTAGATCTCCAGGGCCTTCTCATCGGGCGGCTGCGGCCCGGACCAGTCCTGGATGAGTCGCGCCACCAGCGCCCCGTCGTCCGCGGTGAGCCGGCGCTCCGGGACCCACGGCCGCTGGAACCCCCAGATGTGCGACTGGGCGGCCGTCTGCCGGGCGTCGGCGAGCATCGAGGAGCGCCAGCGCCTCGGGTGCGGCATCGAGGACACCGCCAGCCGCCGTACGAGCTTGGGGCGCATGGCCGCCGCCGTCCAGGCCAGGTAGCCGCCCAGGTCGTGGCCGACCAGCGCCGCGTCCGGCTCGCCCAGGGAGCGGATCACGCCGGTGATGTCCAGCGCGAGGTTCGCCGGGTCGTAGCCGCGCGGCGTGCGGTCGCTGCCGCCGACACCCCGCAGGTCCATGGCGACGGCCCGGAAACCGGCGTCGGCGAGCGCGGTCAGCTGGTGCCGCCACGTCCACCAGAACTGGGGGAAGCCGTGCAGCAGCAGCACCAGCGGGCCGTCGCCGAGCTCCGCGATGTGGAAACGGGCGCCGTTGGCGGCGACGTCCCGGTGGATGAGTCCCGGGCCGCCCGGGATGTCCAGGCGTACGACCGAGGCTGGTTGCGCCGAAGGAGTGGCGGGGTCCGTCATGAGGACGAGCGTGCCACAGCCTCGATGGCCTCGGGACCCCGGTTCTCCGGCAGGGCGGGACGCGGATGCGGCTTGGCCTTCTGCAGGACGCCCGCCGTCTCCTTC contains these protein-coding regions:
- a CDS encoding alpha/beta fold hydrolase, with the protein product MTDPATPSAQPASVVRLDIPGGPGLIHRDVAANGARFHIAELGDGPLVLLLHGFPQFWWTWRHQLTALADAGFRAVAMDLRGVGGSDRTPRGYDPANLALDITGVIRSLGEPDAALVGHDLGGYLAWTAAAMRPKLVRRLAVSSMPHPRRWRSSMLADARQTAAQSHIWGFQRPWVPERRLTADDGALVARLIQDWSGPQPPDEKALEIYRRAMCIPSTAHCSIEPYRWMVRSLARPDGIQFNRRMKRPVRVPTLHLHGSLDPVVRTRSAAGSGEYVEAPYRWRLFDGLGHFPHEEDPVSFSTELINWLKDPEPDR